A window of the Planctomycetia bacterium genome harbors these coding sequences:
- a CDS encoding Bax inhibitor-1/YccA family protein: protein MRTSNPALNNQVFARDFSIDSPTTMTLEGTVGKTAALLAIAVATGAYSWNETVQGSNTASLLLIGGAIGGLIASLIAIFKPHTAPWSAPIYAACEGLFLGAISATYEHMYNGIVLQASLLTFGTLGALLLAYTTRLIRATENFKLGVAAATGGIALVYLASFALGMFGIQIPYLHSSGLVGIGISVFIVVVAAMNLVLDFDFIETGVARGAPKFMEWYGAFGLMVTLVWLYIEFLRLLVKLNSRRD from the coding sequence ATGCGAACTTCGAATCCGGCGCTCAACAACCAAGTTTTCGCTCGCGACTTCTCGATCGATTCTCCGACGACGATGACCCTCGAAGGAACCGTCGGCAAGACTGCCGCGCTGCTCGCAATCGCGGTTGCCACGGGTGCTTATTCCTGGAACGAAACGGTCCAGGGGAGCAATACTGCGAGCCTGCTACTGATCGGCGGCGCGATCGGAGGGCTCATCGCGTCGTTGATCGCAATCTTCAAGCCGCACACCGCGCCGTGGTCGGCTCCGATTTATGCCGCCTGCGAAGGGCTCTTTCTCGGAGCGATCTCGGCGACTTACGAGCACATGTATAACGGCATCGTTCTGCAAGCCTCGCTGCTGACTTTCGGAACCCTCGGCGCCCTGCTCTTGGCCTACACCACGCGTCTGATTCGCGCGACCGAGAACTTCAAGCTCGGCGTCGCAGCGGCTACCGGCGGCATCGCGCTCGTATACCTCGCCTCATTCGCCCTCGGCATGTTCGGCATTCAGATTCCTTACCTGCACTCGTCGGGCCTCGTCGGCATCGGCATCTCCGTGTTCATCGTCGTCGTCGCCGCGATGAACCTCGTGCTCGATTTCGACTTCATCGAAACCGGCGTCGCCCGCGGCGCACCGAAGTTCATGGAATGGTATGGTGCATTCGGCCTGATGGTCACGCTCGTGTGGCTGTACATCGAGTTCCTTCGTTTGCTCGTCAAGCTAAACAGCCGGCGCGATTAA